A genomic window from Haladaptatus caseinilyticus includes:
- a CDS encoding phosphoenolpyruvate carboxykinase (ATP), with amino-acid sequence MSDSGQAVRPLKETLPNPTEADNVIYNPSLEELREFSREFETTAEFGSPSYVSRERSRNADKTKNAIDDEFGAEDYAHLEDALEYAMDNEILCVDRQMGRHSEHSYRCRLYVPKEYGRIALAWAKLFEPVNGEGEPDFVTVQVPDWEEIAVRILPEEGLTAVLGSDYTGEAKKSFLRLFMFHAKRNGGLGLHAGSKRVTLRDTDGDLQNVGQAFLGLSATGKSTLTAHGLWLDEEDGETATMLQDDVCALLPDGSIAGSEGNGLYVKTIGLDAEEQPSMYDAVTHESAVLENVDVADDGTVDFDSDRHTSNGRAIILRDHLSSAGEDIDLDGVDQIFFITRNPIMPPVAKLSSEEAAAAFMLGESIETSAGDPSKAGESIRVVGTNPFIVGSKGEEGNRFRNLIDDLGVDCFVLNTGHLGGKDIGVTESVTLLREIARGTVEWTEDEATGLTVPSSVPGIDIQEFGVADNVADYESELENLRTERQVHLDTFEDLDEDIKDADY; translated from the coding sequence ATGTCAGACAGTGGGCAGGCAGTCCGACCCCTGAAAGAGACGCTCCCTAATCCGACAGAGGCAGACAATGTCATCTATAATCCGTCACTCGAAGAACTCCGCGAGTTCTCGCGCGAGTTCGAAACCACGGCGGAGTTCGGTTCCCCGTCCTACGTGAGCCGCGAACGCTCGCGCAACGCGGACAAGACGAAAAACGCCATCGACGACGAGTTTGGCGCGGAGGATTATGCACACCTCGAGGACGCCCTCGAATACGCGATGGACAACGAAATCCTCTGTGTGGACCGCCAAATGGGCCGTCATTCCGAACACTCCTACCGGTGCCGGTTGTACGTCCCGAAAGAATACGGGCGAATCGCCCTCGCGTGGGCGAAACTGTTCGAACCCGTGAACGGTGAAGGTGAGCCCGATTTCGTCACCGTCCAAGTGCCCGACTGGGAGGAAATCGCGGTTCGAATCCTCCCCGAAGAGGGACTCACCGCGGTTCTGGGAAGCGACTACACCGGCGAAGCGAAGAAGTCGTTCCTCCGACTGTTCATGTTTCACGCCAAGCGAAACGGTGGTCTCGGTCTCCACGCGGGAAGCAAACGAGTCACGCTGCGTGACACCGACGGTGACCTCCAGAACGTCGGACAGGCGTTCCTCGGTCTCTCCGCGACCGGAAAATCGACGCTGACCGCTCACGGCCTCTGGCTGGACGAGGAGGACGGCGAAACGGCAACGATGCTTCAGGACGACGTTTGTGCCCTCCTTCCCGACGGCTCTATCGCGGGGAGCGAAGGCAACGGCCTGTACGTCAAGACTATCGGACTGGATGCCGAGGAACAGCCCTCGATGTACGACGCCGTGACCCACGAATCGGCCGTGCTCGAAAACGTCGATGTAGCGGACGACGGAACCGTGGATTTCGACAGTGACCGCCACACGTCCAACGGGCGAGCCATCATCCTCCGCGACCATCTGTCGTCCGCGGGCGAGGATATCGACCTCGATGGGGTGGACCAAATATTCTTCATCACCCGGAACCCGATCATGCCGCCGGTCGCCAAACTTTCGTCCGAGGAGGCCGCGGCGGCGTTCATGCTGGGCGAGTCCATCGAAACCAGCGCCGGTGACCCCTCGAAAGCCGGCGAGTCCATTCGCGTCGTCGGCACCAACCCGTTCATCGTCGGATCGAAAGGCGAGGAAGGAAACCGCTTCCGTAACCTCATCGACGACCTCGGTGTGGACTGTTTCGTCCTCAACACGGGCCACCTCGGCGGGAAAGATATCGGGGTCACCGAATCGGTGACCCTCCTCCGAGAGATCGCCCGCGGGACGGTCGAATGGACCGAGGACGAGGCCACGGGCCTCACCGTCCCGAGTTCGGTACCCGGAATCGATATCCAGGAGTTCGGCGTGGCCGACAACGTCGCCGACTACGAGTCGGAATTGGAGAACCTGCGTACCGAGCGTCAGGTCCACTTGGACACGTTCGAGGACCTGGACGAAGACATCAAGGACGCCGACTACTAG
- a CDS encoding RNA ligase partner protein, whose protein sequence is MPEHPLKQRFVLDTSVFLTEEIRDDDEDLESAIDRLLDSIATAKLSLNISCYIPPSVHNELTVILRERGISESVLSKLETWVIKKNPARFEVMIPAELVYRFIDEMSGRVDRGLRVSENAVREAFDGGEANVGEVISDLRSEYRSTLRRGVLDSREDFDLLVLASELDAGVVTEDTGIVNWAEDFGLRYLRGRDFPPLLEKYLEASDGV, encoded by the coding sequence ATGCCGGAACACCCGCTTAAACAGCGGTTCGTGCTCGATACGTCGGTTTTTCTTACGGAGGAGATACGTGACGACGACGAGGATTTGGAGTCGGCCATCGACCGCCTGCTCGATTCGATCGCGACGGCGAAACTGTCGCTCAACATCTCCTGTTACATCCCGCCCTCGGTCCACAACGAACTCACGGTCATCCTCCGCGAACGCGGCATTTCGGAATCCGTCCTGTCGAAACTGGAGACGTGGGTCATCAAGAAAAACCCCGCCCGATTCGAGGTGATGATTCCCGCCGAACTCGTCTATCGGTTTATCGACGAGATGAGCGGCCGGGTAGACAGGGGGTTACGCGTCTCCGAGAACGCGGTCCGAGAGGCCTTCGACGGCGGCGAAGCGAACGTCGGCGAAGTCATCTCCGACCTCCGAAGCGAGTATCGTTCGACGCTCCGTCGCGGCGTTCTCGACTCCCGCGAGGATTTCGACCTGCTCGTTCTCGCCAGCGAACTCGATGCCGGGGTCGTGACCGAGGATACCGGCATCGTCAATTGGGCCGAGGATTTCGGCCTGCGCTACCTCCGCGGGCGCGACTTTCCACCCTTGCTCGAAAAATATCTCGAAGCCAGTGACGGAGTGTGA
- a CDS encoding Nif3-like dinuclear metal center hexameric protein: MNLTDLAERYDERLRTGDFADVDASANGLQVGPDEAEIERVAFAVDAAEQTIEEASAWGADALVAHHGVSWGGIERVTGRDYRRIAPLIRSDMALYVSHLPLDAHPDLGNAAGVADVLGLDSREPFGRMGPEHIGQRGRGEFTVPKIHDRLAAELDTGGQEVQVFDFGPETVEDVAIVTGSGVDWLDEAVSVGADALITGEGKQKVFHEAREAGINVFLAGHYATETFGVQSLQSLTEEWDVETTFIDVPTGL; encoded by the coding sequence ATGAATCTCACAGACCTCGCCGAGAGGTACGACGAACGGCTCCGAACTGGCGATTTCGCGGACGTGGATGCGAGCGCGAACGGACTCCAAGTCGGTCCGGACGAGGCGGAAATCGAACGCGTCGCCTTCGCCGTGGACGCGGCGGAGCAAACCATCGAGGAAGCCTCAGCGTGGGGTGCGGACGCGCTGGTCGCTCACCACGGCGTGTCGTGGGGGGGCATCGAGCGCGTGACCGGGCGCGACTATCGCCGAATCGCGCCGCTCATCCGGAGCGATATGGCGCTGTACGTCTCACATTTGCCGCTCGATGCGCATCCGGACCTGGGCAATGCGGCAGGAGTTGCCGACGTACTCGGGCTCGATTCCAGAGAGCCGTTCGGACGGATGGGACCGGAGCATATCGGCCAGCGCGGACGCGGGGAGTTCACCGTCCCGAAAATACACGACCGACTGGCCGCCGAACTCGACACGGGTGGACAGGAGGTACAGGTGTTCGATTTCGGCCCCGAAACAGTCGAGGACGTGGCCATCGTCACCGGAAGCGGCGTGGATTGGCTGGACGAAGCAGTGTCCGTCGGTGCGGACGCGCTGATCACCGGCGAAGGAAAACAGAAGGTGTTCCACGAGGCGCGAGAGGCAGGCATCAACGTCTTTCTCGCGGGGCACTACGCCACCGAAACGTTCGGTGTGCAGTCCCTCCAATCGCTCACCGAGGAATGGGACGTGGAGACGACGTTCATCGATGTACCGACGGGGCTGTAA
- the speB gene encoding agmatinase → MFPGASTNRDSADFVVVGAPLDVSTTFQPGTRFGPERIRRFARTFDDYDHRTGQFFSDLAVHDHGDVYAWDDAEEYLDYVEGVLTDIVWDDARPLLLGGEHTVTLAGVRATEPDTFVCLDAHLDLRDAYDGNPLSHATVTRHVLDIADHAVILGARTGSEDEWERAAESDVTVVPPEEVADWEPDFEGTTYLSVDIDGADPGFAPGTGTMEPFGLSPREIRDVVRDVTEESDVVGFDVVEVNDRDDGQSASLGGKLMREFVFSDAQK, encoded by the coding sequence ATGTTTCCCGGCGCGTCCACTAACCGCGACAGTGCGGATTTCGTGGTGGTGGGTGCGCCGCTCGACGTGTCCACCACGTTTCAGCCCGGTACGCGGTTCGGTCCCGAACGGATCAGGCGATTCGCCCGAACGTTCGACGATTACGACCACCGAACCGGGCAGTTCTTTTCCGATCTCGCAGTGCACGACCACGGCGACGTTTACGCATGGGACGACGCAGAGGAGTATCTCGACTACGTCGAAGGCGTTCTCACCGACATCGTCTGGGACGACGCCCGTCCGCTCCTCCTCGGCGGCGAACACACCGTCACACTGGCAGGGGTCCGAGCAACCGAGCCGGACACCTTCGTCTGTCTCGATGCCCACCTCGATTTGCGAGACGCCTACGACGGCAATCCCTTGAGCCACGCAACCGTTACACGGCACGTCCTCGACATCGCCGACCACGCCGTCATTCTTGGTGCTCGAACCGGAAGCGAGGATGAATGGGAGCGCGCCGCAGAATCCGACGTGACAGTCGTTCCACCCGAAGAGGTAGCCGATTGGGAACCCGATTTCGAGGGAACGACGTACCTCAGCGTGGATATCGACGGCGCGGACCCTGGATTCGCCCCCGGAACCGGCACCATGGAACCGTTCGGCCTCTCGCCACGGGAGATACGCGACGTGGTACGTGACGTAACCGAGGAAAGCGACGTTGTCGGATTCGACGTCGTCGAGGTCAACGACCGAGACGACGGACAGTCGGCGTCACTCGGCGGAAAGTTGATGCGGGAATTCGTTTTTTCGGACGCACAAAAATAG
- a CDS encoding ion transporter: protein MGSHASPRVPHDFRERVEFYLLDHRTPLGKAIDIWLLVLNLVFVGVFVAQTYSVSATTEAWLWRIEVGIALVFVVEYVLRLYGAPNRVTEFTNPYTMVDLLSVLPTLSVIFLPVSVVIVNVGFLRVLRIVRVLRFYRFTQDEEFFFGTVSVSTLRAMKLLLTVLVIFFVSAGLFYNFEHRANPAVDNFGDAFYYTVVTLTTVGFGDIIPVTQAGRWVTVAGVLTAIILIPWQAGKIVREWAHREKVNVTCPQCGLSYHDPDASHCKACGHVIYQEYDSRQ, encoded by the coding sequence ATGGGTAGTCACGCATCGCCACGAGTACCACACGATTTCCGGGAGCGGGTGGAGTTCTATCTCTTAGATCATCGGACACCGCTTGGAAAAGCAATCGACATCTGGCTACTGGTGCTCAATTTGGTGTTCGTCGGTGTTTTCGTGGCACAGACCTACTCCGTTTCGGCGACTACGGAAGCGTGGCTGTGGCGCATCGAGGTCGGCATCGCGCTCGTGTTCGTGGTGGAGTACGTACTCCGACTGTACGGTGCCCCAAATCGAGTGACTGAGTTTACCAATCCGTACACGATGGTGGATCTGCTTTCGGTGCTTCCGACCCTATCCGTGATATTCCTTCCCGTCTCGGTCGTCATCGTCAACGTCGGATTCTTACGAGTCCTTCGTATCGTCCGAGTGTTGCGGTTTTATCGGTTCACGCAGGACGAGGAGTTCTTTTTCGGTACCGTGTCCGTCAGCACCCTCCGGGCCATGAAACTTCTCCTGACCGTACTAGTCATTTTCTTCGTCTCCGCCGGTCTGTTCTATAACTTCGAACACCGGGCGAACCCCGCCGTCGACAACTTCGGCGACGCGTTTTACTACACGGTCGTCACGCTCACGACCGTCGGGTTCGGTGACATAATTCCGGTGACTCAAGCGGGACGCTGGGTGACGGTGGCCGGGGTTCTCACCGCCATCATCCTCATTCCGTGGCAGGCCGGGAAGATAGTGCGCGAATGGGCACATAGGGAGAAAGTCAATGTGACGTGCCCCCAATGCGGGCTTTCATATCACGACCCGGATGCATCTCACTGTAAGGCGTGCGGGCACGTCATCTATCAGGAGTACGACTCACGACAGTAA
- a CDS encoding translation initiation factor IF-5A, with translation MAKEQKEVRELQEGNYVMMDDAACVINAYSTAKPGKHGSAKARIEGKGVFDGKKRSLSQPVDAKIWVPIINRKQGQVVSVESDTVAQVMDLETYETITIQTPEEMGISPDDEIEYLEMDEQRKIVR, from the coding sequence ATGGCGAAAGAGCAAAAGGAAGTCCGCGAACTTCAGGAAGGCAACTACGTCATGATGGACGACGCCGCATGTGTCATCAACGCCTACAGCACCGCAAAGCCAGGTAAACACGGCAGCGCCAAAGCCCGTATCGAGGGCAAAGGCGTGTTCGACGGCAAAAAACGCAGCCTCAGCCAGCCCGTCGACGCGAAGATCTGGGTGCCGATCATCAACCGGAAACAAGGTCAGGTCGTCAGCGTCGAGAGCGACACCGTCGCGCAGGTCATGGACCTCGAAACCTACGAGACCATCACCATCCAGACGCCCGAGGAGATGGGAATCTCGCCGGACGACGAGATAGAGTACCTCGAGATGGACGAACAACGCAAGATCGTCCGTTAA
- a CDS encoding pyridoxamine 5'-phosphate oxidase family protein translates to MTNALPDEAETLLSEESVMAHLATSSNDHPHVAPVWYHYDDGVISILTGGRKLANIRDNPRVAVSFQQDTDGKAEWMMTVQGTATVIEDDEETRAAATRINPRYGAGATAYPENTLVEIEIGSGTFTRY, encoded by the coding sequence ATGACGAACGCGCTCCCCGACGAAGCCGAAACCCTCCTATCGGAAGAATCGGTAATGGCCCACCTCGCAACCAGTTCGAACGACCATCCACACGTTGCCCCGGTCTGGTATCACTACGACGATGGAGTGATTTCGATTCTAACCGGCGGCCGAAAACTCGCGAACATTCGGGACAACCCGCGCGTCGCCGTTTCGTTCCAGCAGGATACCGACGGAAAAGCGGAGTGGATGATGACAGTGCAAGGGACGGCCACCGTCATCGAGGATGACGAAGAAACGAGAGCGGCCGCCACCCGCATCAATCCCCGTTACGGGGCTGGCGCAACTGCATATCCGGAGAACACGCTCGTCGAGATCGAGATCGGGTCGGGAACGTTCACCCGATACTGA
- a CDS encoding P-loop NTPase family protein, whose translation MRIIRPGTGKSTFAKRLGDALDRPVTHLDAHFWEPGWEKPDSDEWERTHRTFIGELERILDGNYGSTFDAADTVILLIVSRYVCLFRVIRRWLRNDGQARPDMAEGCEEKVDLEFLRYVWNFPVQKIPAMERTFARLARKRP comes from the coding sequence ATGCGGATAATTCGGCCGGGAACGGGGAAATCCACCTTCGCCAAACGGTTGGGAGATGCACTGGACAGACCGGTCACCCACCTCGATGCCCATTTCTGGGAACCGGGGTGGGAAAAGCCTGATAGCGACGAGTGGGAGAGAACGCATAGAACGTTCATCGGGGAATTGGAGCGGATACTGGATGGCAATTACGGGAGCACCTTCGACGCCGCGGACACCGTGATTTTGCTCATCGTATCGCGATACGTCTGCCTCTTCCGGGTTATCAGGCGGTGGCTTCGGAACGACGGTCAGGCGCGCCCGGACATGGCCGAGGGCTGTGAGGAGAAAGTCGATCTCGAATTTCTACGGTACGTCTGGAACTTCCCGGTGCAAAAGATCCCTGCGATGGAACGAACGTTCGCACGGCTGGCGAGGAAACGGCCGTGA
- a CDS encoding aminotransferase class I/II-fold pyridoxal phosphate-dependent enzyme: MQIEPFKLERWFAEYEHEADIMLAESGIRSLDTDRFDTNPGELGYVIPTNGDPDFRAEVGERYDRTADEVLFTCGTQEANFLAFLSLLGEGCHAVVVTPTYQALHAVPESLGDVSRVWLEPPEWELDVEAVAEAIRDETRVVVLNNPNNPTGRYHPQEKVEALYDLARDAGAYLLCDEVYRLLAEDPLPPVASMGEHGISTTSLTKAYGLAGLRFGWMVGAEEVVNGAWEWKDYTTISPGIIDQHVARQALDEQEDDILAENRALAERNRDRVREFVDGHGLDWYDPVGVNGFVSIPDGFENGTEFCRSVVEEESVVLAPGDLFGYDQYFRIGFGLPAAELEDGLERVSAFLDR, translated from the coding sequence ATGCAAATCGAACCGTTCAAACTGGAGCGCTGGTTCGCCGAGTACGAACACGAGGCGGACATCATGTTGGCCGAGAGCGGCATCCGAAGCCTCGACACCGACCGCTTCGACACGAACCCCGGCGAGTTAGGCTACGTCATCCCGACGAACGGCGACCCCGACTTTCGGGCCGAAGTCGGCGAGCGCTACGACCGAACCGCCGACGAAGTGCTTTTCACCTGTGGGACGCAGGAAGCCAACTTTCTCGCGTTTCTGAGCCTACTGGGCGAAGGTTGCCATGCTGTCGTCGTGACGCCGACCTACCAAGCCCTCCACGCCGTGCCGGAGTCGCTGGGCGATGTCAGTCGAGTGTGGCTCGAACCGCCGGAGTGGGAACTGGACGTGGAAGCCGTGGCCGAGGCGATTCGGGACGAGACGCGGGTCGTCGTGCTGAACAACCCGAACAATCCGACCGGTCGCTATCACCCACAGGAGAAAGTCGAAGCGCTCTACGACCTCGCGAGGGACGCCGGGGCGTACCTGCTCTGCGATGAAGTGTACCGTCTGCTCGCGGAGGACCCACTGCCGCCCGTGGCGAGCATGGGCGAACACGGCATCAGCACGACGAGCCTCACGAAAGCATACGGACTCGCAGGATTGCGTTTTGGGTGGATGGTCGGTGCTGAGGAAGTCGTAAACGGTGCGTGGGAGTGGAAGGACTACACGACCATCTCGCCGGGCATCATCGACCAGCACGTCGCTCGGCAGGCACTGGACGAGCAGGAAGACGATATCCTCGCCGAAAACCGCGCGTTGGCGGAACGAAATCGGGACCGGGTCCGTGAGTTCGTGGACGGGCACGGCCTCGACTGGTACGACCCGGTCGGCGTCAACGGCTTCGTCTCGATTCCGGACGGATTCGAGAACGGAACGGAGTTCTGTCGCAGCGTCGTGGAAGAAGAGAGCGTGGTGCTGGCTCCGGGCGATTTGTTCGGCTACGACCAGTACTTCAGAATCGGATTCGGATTGCCTGCTGCGGAGTTGGAGGATGGATTGGAGCGGGTTTCGGCGTTTCTTGACCGGTAA
- a CDS encoding deoxyhypusine synthase has translation MDDSHDEQGDETHGDHDEHHVHREEFHHDPIAHAEVRAGMTVGELADEYGSAGVGAANLHKAVDIYAEMLGDDVTNFFGLAGAMVPTGMRKIVTDLIRDGHIDALVTTGANLTHDAIEGIGGKHHHGRDEQNGKSMREHDEQLRDEEVDRIYNVYLPQEHFALFESHLRSEVFPSIEETVSIQRMTEELGRANSEVNEREGIEEDAGIAAAAYENGVPIYCPAVQDSVLGLQAWMYSQTSDFTLDALKDMTHLTDLAFEADKSGAMVVGGGVPKNYVLQTMLVSPSAYDYGVQLTMDPPETGGLSGATLDEARSWGKLEKAARNVSVYADATITLPLVVAAARERIE, from the coding sequence ATGGACGATAGTCACGACGAGCAGGGAGACGAGACACACGGCGACCACGACGAACATCACGTTCACCGCGAGGAGTTCCACCATGACCCCATCGCCCACGCGGAAGTCCGGGCGGGAATGACGGTCGGCGAACTGGCGGACGAGTACGGTTCCGCAGGGGTCGGCGCGGCGAACCTTCACAAAGCCGTGGACATCTACGCCGAAATGTTGGGCGACGACGTGACCAACTTCTTCGGCCTCGCCGGAGCCATGGTTCCGACGGGAATGCGAAAGATCGTCACCGACCTCATCCGCGACGGTCACATCGACGCGCTGGTGACGACCGGTGCGAACCTCACGCACGACGCCATCGAAGGCATCGGCGGCAAACACCACCACGGACGCGACGAACAGAATGGAAAATCGATGCGCGAGCACGACGAGCAACTGCGTGACGAGGAGGTAGATCGGATTTACAACGTCTACCTTCCACAGGAGCATTTCGCGCTGTTCGAATCTCACCTTCGCTCGGAAGTCTTCCCTTCCATCGAGGAAACCGTCAGCATCCAGCGCATGACCGAAGAATTGGGCCGTGCCAACAGCGAAGTCAACGAGCGTGAGGGTATCGAAGAGGACGCCGGAATCGCCGCCGCGGCCTATGAAAACGGCGTTCCGATCTACTGTCCCGCGGTGCAGGACTCCGTCCTCGGTCTGCAAGCGTGGATGTACTCCCAGACCAGCGACTTCACGCTAGACGCCCTGAAGGACATGACCCACCTGACCGACCTCGCGTTCGAGGCCGACAAGTCCGGCGCGATGGTCGTCGGCGGCGGCGTGCCGAAAAACTACGTCCTCCAGACGATGCTCGTCTCCCCGAGCGCGTACGATTACGGCGTTCAACTGACGATGGATCCGCCGGAAACCGGCGGCCTTTCGGGTGCAACGCTGGATGAGGCGCGGTCGTGGGGGAAGTTGGAGAAGGCGGCACGCAACGTGTCCGTGTACGCCGACGCGACGATTACGCTTCCGCTCGTCGTCGCGGCGGCACGGGAACGTATCGAGTAG
- a CDS encoding ABC1 kinase family protein has translation MVSLASLRAYRRFFVVAWHFLPLLLSYARDRNRFLVFGPSRQVDSETRIERANTLLESLLTLGPTFIKLGQLLSTRPDILPPEYVDELSKLQDEVPPAEWGKAEKVLEAELGPVDSNFEEFDTSAISGASLGQVYSARVDGERVAVKVRRPGIEELVEADLRVIRWSLPILMRFIGQGRAFSLENLADEFARTIREEMDYDREASMLEEIRSNFEDEDDIAIPRVIESHSGPRVLTMEFIGGTKINRVDELDEKGIDRHELATTLQRAYLQMIIQDGVFHADPHPGNLAVEDDGTIVFYDFGMSGHVDDFIQRKIVDFYIAVANQDIDGILDALIEMGTLSPEADRATMGSVMELAIEDARGEDIETYRVQQIVEQVEDTIYEFPLRLPSNLALVLRVATVVEGVCVTLDPGFDFIAVATEYLTEEGYREESIKKYVSETGDQLQASAQSLVRTPPKLERTLDRIDRDDLYARVSIEDDNDVFDLLAKRLIYGILLAFGGLTTAVLYAAEAVPAAAISGVISLIIVGLLYRSFRKRRGIRATPQFTRQNLRERRGGK, from the coding sequence GTGGTCTCTCTGGCATCCCTCCGCGCATATCGACGGTTCTTCGTCGTCGCATGGCACTTCCTGCCGCTCCTGCTTAGCTACGCCCGTGATCGAAACCGGTTTCTGGTGTTCGGTCCCTCCCGGCAGGTCGATAGTGAAACCCGAATCGAACGGGCGAACACGCTACTCGAATCGTTGTTGACCTTGGGGCCGACGTTCATCAAACTCGGCCAACTGCTCTCGACCCGGCCGGATATCCTCCCACCGGAGTACGTGGACGAACTCTCGAAACTCCAAGACGAGGTTCCGCCCGCCGAGTGGGGAAAGGCGGAGAAAGTGCTCGAAGCCGAACTCGGCCCGGTCGATAGCAACTTCGAGGAGTTCGACACGAGTGCGATTAGCGGCGCGAGTCTCGGGCAGGTGTACTCCGCACGGGTCGATGGCGAGCGAGTCGCGGTGAAGGTTCGCCGCCCCGGTATCGAGGAGTTGGTCGAAGCGGACCTGCGGGTCATCCGCTGGTCGCTTCCCATCTTGATGCGGTTTATCGGACAGGGACGGGCGTTCTCGCTCGAAAACCTCGCCGACGAGTTCGCCCGGACGATTCGAGAGGAGATGGATTACGACCGGGAGGCCTCGATGCTCGAGGAGATTCGGTCGAACTTCGAGGACGAAGACGATATCGCCATTCCCCGCGTCATCGAGAGTCACTCCGGACCACGCGTCCTCACGATGGAGTTCATCGGCGGGACGAAAATCAACCGCGTCGATGAACTGGACGAGAAGGGAATCGACCGGCACGAATTGGCGACGACGCTCCAACGGGCCTACCTCCAGATGATAATTCAGGACGGCGTCTTCCACGCCGACCCACATCCCGGAAATCTGGCGGTCGAAGACGACGGTACCATCGTTTTCTACGATTTCGGTATGAGTGGACACGTAGACGACTTCATTCAGCGCAAAATCGTGGATTTCTACATCGCGGTCGCGAACCAGGACATCGACGGAATTCTCGATGCGCTCATCGAAATGGGGACCCTCAGCCCGGAGGCAGACCGCGCCACGATGGGGAGCGTGATGGAACTCGCCATCGAAGACGCCCGTGGCGAGGACATCGAGACCTACCGCGTCCAGCAAATCGTCGAACAGGTCGAAGATACGATTTACGAGTTCCCGCTCCGGCTTCCCTCGAACCTTGCGCTCGTCCTCCGGGTCGCGACGGTGGTCGAAGGCGTTTGTGTTACCTTGGACCCAGGGTTCGACTTCATCGCCGTTGCGACGGAGTATCTGACCGAGGAAGGCTACCGCGAAGAATCCATCAAGAAGTACGTCTCCGAGACTGGCGACCAACTGCAAGCCTCCGCCCAGTCACTCGTCAGAACGCCGCCGAAACTGGAGCGGACGCTGGACCGCATCGACCGTGACGACCTGTACGCCCGCGTCAGCATCGAGGACGACAACGACGTCTTCGACCTGCTAGCGAAGCGGCTCATCTACGGCATCCTCCTCGCGTTCGGCGGCCTGACGACAGCGGTGTTGTACGCGGCGGAGGCGGTTCCCGCTGCCGCGATTTCGGGCGTGATTTCGCTGATCATCGTCGGCCTCCTCTATCGGTCGTTCCGCAAGCGCAGGGGGATTCGAGCGACGCCGCAGTTCACGCGGCAGAACTTGCGGGAACGGCGCGGTGGAAAATGA
- a CDS encoding Hsp20/alpha crystallin family protein — translation MSALRDALRELPDAVFADLLESEDAYLLVIDMPGVTEETIDIDVTDGRLQIEARREKDVPMEFDYLSEERPLFLDAELPLPPDATGSGAEATVARGVLEITLPKRSATPDQSVPIKGR, via the coding sequence ATGTCAGCGCTGCGCGATGCGTTGCGAGAACTCCCGGACGCCGTGTTCGCAGACCTACTGGAGAGCGAGGATGCGTACCTCCTCGTCATCGACATGCCCGGCGTCACCGAGGAAACTATCGATATCGACGTGACAGATGGCCGCCTACAAATCGAAGCGCGGCGCGAGAAGGACGTTCCGATGGAGTTCGACTACCTGAGTGAGGAGCGTCCGCTGTTCCTCGACGCCGAACTCCCCCTCCCACCGGACGCCACCGGGTCAGGAGCGGAGGCCACCGTCGCGCGCGGTGTGCTCGAAATCACGCTTCCGAAGCGGTCGGCGACACCGGACCAATCCGTGCCTATCAAAGGTCGATAG
- a CDS encoding cold-shock protein, with product MANGKVDFFNDTGGYGFISTEDADEDVFFHMEDVGGEDLTEGTEIEFDIEQAPKGPRATNVVRN from the coding sequence ATGGCAAACGGTAAAGTTGATTTCTTCAACGACACAGGCGGCTACGGTTTCATTTCGACTGAGGATGCTGACGAGGACGTTTTCTTCCACATGGAAGACGTTGGCGGCGAGGATCTGACGGAAGGCACTGAAATCGAATTCGATATCGAACAGGCTCCGAAGGGGCCACGCGCGACGAACGTCGTTCGTAACTAA